The Planctomicrobium piriforme genome window below encodes:
- a CDS encoding sensor domain-containing diguanylate cyclase — protein sequence MNSHTTKPGTQQLLFGSVVALFFVSYLAAAELGKLLSFPNQLATLWPPSGIYLAALLMAPRRTWPVFMAAAWGAALIFNVLWHEKSILLHTCFWFANTLEAVLGAAYLRRLAGPQQQFTLSRLPNVLGFACAGAIVPSALGACIATAGMHAAYETPFWSVWRVWWTAGGLGNLIVAPIFLSLADPLLRLPRRKWDVAEAFIAGAALIGLASWSLRVSGLTTAYAVFPVLLWIALRFELRGIAIANFLLAVITLWQSARLGLPFSSNESLGDRVLMIQTFLGVTAITSLTIAATLAERRRAWDDSQASEVRYRHLFENMSDLMIVLGTDGRIQYANNAWKSALGYDNQDLVTLALKDFVSPDDRLACEQLLQGFLSGKTTDRIELRWLTRAGQTIYVEGTCDLRTENGLPKQIYSILRDVTERKVSEQQNADYQRQLESTNAKLRSLSITDALTHLYNRRFFQQKLEEEFDRVRRYGSPLSLLLLDVDHFKSFNDTFGHLAGDRVLCRVGELLMETVRANDIVARYGGEEFAALLPMTDLESACRLAERIRRAIEAGPWYGKPITVSIGVASVTNDQTNALELIHLADEALYSSKQTGRNRVTGMDSRRQTILALDWATHVENLSTTR from the coding sequence ATGAATTCACACACGACGAAACCCGGCACTCAACAGCTGCTGTTTGGCAGCGTCGTGGCGTTGTTTTTTGTGTCGTATCTGGCGGCAGCGGAACTCGGGAAGCTGCTCTCGTTTCCAAATCAGCTGGCGACGTTGTGGCCCCCCAGCGGGATCTACCTGGCCGCACTGCTGATGGCTCCGCGACGCACCTGGCCAGTCTTCATGGCGGCAGCCTGGGGCGCGGCGTTGATCTTCAACGTGCTGTGGCACGAGAAATCGATTCTGCTGCACACCTGTTTCTGGTTCGCCAATACGCTGGAAGCCGTGTTGGGTGCAGCGTATCTGCGGCGGCTGGCAGGGCCGCAGCAGCAATTCACGTTGAGCCGGCTGCCGAATGTGCTGGGATTCGCCTGTGCCGGGGCGATTGTCCCTTCAGCGCTGGGTGCGTGCATTGCCACTGCAGGGATGCACGCCGCTTACGAAACCCCGTTCTGGTCAGTCTGGCGAGTGTGGTGGACCGCCGGCGGGCTGGGCAACCTCATCGTCGCCCCCATCTTTCTCTCTCTGGCCGATCCCTTGCTGCGCCTTCCGCGGCGAAAATGGGATGTGGCGGAAGCATTCATTGCCGGCGCGGCTTTGATCGGGTTGGCCAGTTGGTCGTTACGCGTGTCGGGGCTGACGACGGCGTATGCGGTCTTCCCGGTGCTGCTGTGGATCGCGCTCCGGTTCGAGTTGCGGGGCATCGCGATCGCCAACTTTCTACTGGCGGTCATCACGCTCTGGCAGAGTGCGCGTCTTGGCTTGCCGTTCTCGTCGAATGAGTCGCTTGGGGACCGGGTGCTGATGATCCAGACGTTTCTGGGAGTGACGGCGATTACCAGCCTGACGATCGCCGCGACTTTGGCCGAACGCCGCCGCGCCTGGGACGATAGCCAGGCCAGTGAAGTGCGATACCGGCACCTGTTCGAAAACATGTCGGACCTGATGATCGTCCTGGGGACCGACGGCCGGATTCAATATGCCAATAACGCCTGGAAATCGGCCCTGGGCTACGACAATCAGGATCTGGTCACGCTCGCGTTGAAAGACTTTGTCTCGCCGGACGACCGACTGGCCTGCGAACAGTTGTTGCAGGGATTTTTGAGCGGGAAAACGACCGACCGCATCGAGCTCCGCTGGCTGACAAGGGCCGGACAGACGATTTACGTTGAAGGCACCTGCGATCTCCGAACGGAGAATGGTCTGCCGAAGCAGATCTATTCCATTCTCCGCGACGTGACCGAACGCAAGGTGAGCGAGCAGCAGAATGCCGATTACCAGCGGCAACTGGAATCGACAAACGCCAAGCTGCGCTCTCTCTCGATCACTGACGCGCTGACGCACCTCTACAACCGCCGGTTCTTTCAGCAGAAACTGGAAGAGGAATTTGATCGGGTACGGCGATACGGCTCACCGCTGTCGCTGCTGCTGCTCGATGTCGATCATTTCAAGAGTTTCAACGACACCTTCGGACATCTCGCGGGGGATCGCGTTTTGTGCCGTGTGGGCGAATTGCTGATGGAAACAGTACGAGCGAATGACATCGTCGCCCGGTATGGGGGCGAGGAATTCGCAGCACTCTTGCCGATGACCGATCTGGAGAGCGCGTGCCGACTGGCGGAACGGATTCGACGGGCGATTGAAGCAGGCCCGTGGTACGGGAAGCCAATCACCGTCAGCATCGGGGTGGCGAGCGTCACGAACGATCAGACGAACGCCCTGGAGTTGATTCATCTCGCGGATGAGGCGCTGTATTCTTCGAAGCAGACCGGCCGCAATCGGGTGACCGGGATGGACTCCCGGCGGCAGACGATCCTGGCACTGGACTGGGCCACGCACGTCGAAAACCTGTCCACGACACGCTGA
- the dnaN gene encoding DNA polymerase III subunit beta, with the protein MKLSCPRNVLQSAFSIVSGVVPQRSPKEILRNVKLTLADGKATLIGTDEEVGVRYELPEVITESAGEVLLPTQRITAILREVQDDVIRIEVSEEALWIRTSQSEFRLSVEDPAQFPNVAAFEDQDYYVIGGKTLKQAIQRTIFATDTESTRYALGGLLLELDASHLTLAATDGRRLSVVKSSCTAQGAVQEEGGRPVIPAKAMSLIERSIHDEDQEVHLAVHPHHVLVRSGQSTIYSRLVEGRFPKYQDVIPASYLATIEFVAGPFLSAVRQAMIVTNDESRGVDFTFQDGLLTLTSLGQDVGSSRIQLPISYDGEAIKVTFDPRFVQEFLRVLDGAGPVSLNLIDGNSAAVFKADESYTYVVMPLSRDDR; encoded by the coding sequence ATGAAACTCAGTTGTCCCCGTAACGTTTTGCAGTCTGCCTTTTCTATCGTCAGCGGGGTCGTGCCCCAGCGGTCTCCGAAAGAGATCCTGCGAAACGTGAAGCTGACCCTGGCGGATGGCAAGGCCACTCTGATCGGGACCGACGAAGAAGTCGGGGTCCGTTATGAATTGCCTGAGGTGATCACGGAGTCGGCTGGCGAGGTGTTGCTGCCGACGCAACGGATCACCGCCATCCTGCGAGAAGTGCAGGACGATGTCATTCGCATCGAAGTCAGCGAAGAGGCATTGTGGATTCGCACCTCGCAAAGCGAATTCCGCCTGAGCGTGGAAGACCCCGCGCAGTTTCCGAACGTGGCGGCTTTCGAAGACCAGGATTACTACGTCATTGGCGGCAAGACGCTGAAGCAGGCGATTCAGCGGACGATTTTCGCCACCGACACCGAAAGCACGCGTTATGCCCTCGGCGGCCTGCTGCTCGAACTGGACGCCAGTCATCTGACGCTGGCCGCGACCGACGGGCGTCGGCTGTCAGTGGTCAAGTCGTCGTGTACGGCTCAGGGCGCGGTACAGGAAGAGGGAGGCCGTCCGGTTATCCCGGCCAAGGCGATGTCGCTGATTGAGCGGTCGATTCACGATGAGGATCAGGAAGTACACTTGGCGGTCCACCCGCATCATGTCCTGGTCCGCAGCGGGCAATCGACGATTTACTCGCGGCTGGTGGAAGGCCGCTTCCCGAAGTATCAGGATGTGATTCCGGCGTCGTACCTGGCGACGATTGAGTTTGTCGCCGGTCCGTTTCTGTCGGCCGTGCGACAGGCGATGATCGTGACCAACGATGAAAGCCGCGGCGTCGATTTCACATTTCAGGATGGCCTGTTGACGCTGACCAGTCTGGGACAGGACGTGGGCAGCTCGCGAATTCAGCTTCCCATCAGTTACGACGGAGAAGCGATCAAGGTGACGTTTGATCCGCGCTTCGTCCAGGAGTTTTTAAGGGTGCTCGACGGCGCCGGCCCGGTGTCGCTGAACCTGATCGACGGCAATAGCGCGGCAGTCTTCAAGGCGGACGAAAGTTACACCTATGTGGTGATGCCACTGTCGCGGGATGACCGCTAA